In Marinobacter antarcticus, one genomic interval encodes:
- a CDS encoding aminotransferase class V-fold PLP-dependent enzyme translates to MNNLSVANTATHKAFDVKAIRRDFPILSQQVNGKPLVYLDNGASAQKPLAVLDAMDRYYREMHSNVHRGAHTLGDRATAAFEGARETVRSFLNAGSTQEIIWTRGTTEAINLVANGLAPRLKAGDEILVSHMEHHANIVPWQMLAERTGAKVVPIQVTPQGELDLESFNSLLNDRTRVLAITHVSNVLGTINPVADMVKQAKVRGIITLLDGAQAVPHFQPDVQALDCDFYVFSSHKLFGPTGIGVLYGKAALLEEMPPYQGGGEMIERVSFERTTWNTLPYKFEAGTPAIAEAVGLGAAIEYLNGFDREAMEAAENALLERANQLVETVPGMAIIGTAKSKVPVMSFKIKGLHPSDIGTLLDQQGIAIRTGHHCAMPLMDFYGVPGTARASFAFYNTLDEVDQLFTALQKVQRLFA, encoded by the coding sequence ATGAACAACCTGTCCGTGGCAAACACAGCTACCCATAAGGCGTTTGATGTAAAAGCCATTCGCCGGGACTTTCCCATACTGTCTCAGCAGGTAAACGGGAAACCTCTGGTGTATCTGGATAACGGTGCGTCGGCGCAAAAGCCGCTTGCTGTTCTGGATGCCATGGATCGCTATTACCGGGAAATGCACTCTAATGTTCACCGCGGTGCCCACACCCTGGGCGACCGTGCAACGGCAGCGTTTGAAGGCGCCCGGGAAACCGTTCGCAGCTTTCTGAATGCAGGTAGCACCCAGGAAATCATCTGGACTCGCGGCACCACTGAAGCTATCAACCTGGTGGCGAACGGCCTGGCGCCCCGCCTCAAAGCCGGTGACGAAATTCTGGTGAGCCACATGGAGCACCACGCCAACATTGTGCCCTGGCAGATGCTGGCCGAGCGTACAGGTGCCAAAGTGGTGCCGATTCAGGTCACGCCACAAGGCGAGCTGGACCTGGAATCGTTCAATAGCCTGTTGAATGATCGCACTCGGGTTCTTGCCATTACTCATGTTTCCAACGTACTGGGTACTATCAACCCTGTTGCAGACATGGTTAAACAGGCCAAAGTCCGCGGCATCATCACGCTGCTTGATGGCGCCCAGGCGGTACCGCACTTTCAACCGGATGTGCAGGCTCTGGATTGCGACTTTTACGTGTTCTCGTCTCACAAGCTGTTTGGCCCGACGGGCATTGGTGTGCTTTACGGCAAAGCCGCATTGCTGGAAGAAATGCCTCCATACCAGGGCGGCGGCGAAATGATTGAGCGGGTCTCTTTCGAACGCACAACCTGGAACACCCTGCCCTACAAATTTGAGGCAGGCACGCCGGCTATCGCTGAGGCAGTGGGCCTGGGTGCGGCTATCGAATACCTGAACGGTTTCGACAGAGAGGCTATGGAAGCGGCCGAGAACGCCTTGCTGGAGCGCGCCAATCAGCTGGTTGAAACCGTCCCGGGAATGGCCATTATCGGTACCGCAAAGAGCAAGGTGCCCGTGATGTCCTTTAAAATCAAGGGCTTGCACCCCAGTGATATTGGCACTTTGCTGGATCAGCAAGGCATCGCTATTCGCACAGGCCACCACTGCGCAATGCCACTGATGGATTTCTACGGAGTTCCCGGTACAGCCCGGGCCTCTTTTGCGTTCTATAATACGCTGGATGAGGTGGATCAATTGTTTACCGCCTTGCAAAAAGTCCAGCGCCTGTTTGCCTGA
- the sufD gene encoding Fe-S cluster assembly protein SufD has product MKPAPTLSTAFLHPAGQALPEPLLALRKQRGAALVDMPLPTRKTENWKYSSKYLKLTDEMAVSLPTAGKTGSALAVPGYKVVFINGMMMPEASEYPDLNNILIQRFGDLSDAEASELAERLDSTLDRKAVQLAGLNSARFEDGLVIRLEPGAVLDQPLFVIHEVTAGASGSAFPRIFVDAGRNSQITLVEEYISSGQEAVMVNTITEFNLAEGANVTNIRLNMEGENVQHIGATGVVQQRSSRFESHCVGFGGPLRRHDLQVRLEGEGAECKLNGVVVTQGTQHYDNHTTIEHVAPRCDSEETYRNIAADKSHAVFNGRIHIHQDAQKSNANMNNKNLLLDTGAEIDTKPELEIYADDVKCAHGATIGQLDKGSLFYLVSRGIGRREANVLLTMAFINELVTQIPVEAVRETVQTRLNLFFDQAFQEA; this is encoded by the coding sequence ATGAAACCAGCACCAACGCTTTCCACCGCGTTCCTGCATCCGGCTGGCCAGGCGCTACCGGAGCCTCTGCTCGCCCTGCGCAAACAGCGCGGTGCCGCTCTGGTGGACATGCCCCTGCCAACGCGGAAAACAGAAAACTGGAAGTATTCCAGCAAGTACCTGAAGCTGACCGACGAGATGGCCGTCTCGCTGCCTACTGCAGGCAAAACCGGCAGCGCTCTGGCTGTTCCCGGCTACAAGGTGGTTTTCATCAATGGCATGATGATGCCGGAAGCCAGCGAGTATCCGGATCTGAACAACATTCTTATCCAGCGTTTCGGCGACCTTTCGGACGCTGAAGCCAGCGAACTGGCCGAGCGCCTGGACAGCACCCTGGACAGAAAAGCCGTACAACTGGCGGGCCTCAACTCGGCCCGCTTTGAAGATGGACTGGTCATTCGTCTGGAGCCGGGTGCGGTTCTTGACCAGCCTCTGTTTGTCATTCATGAGGTTACTGCCGGCGCCAGCGGATCCGCCTTTCCGCGCATTTTTGTCGATGCCGGTCGCAACAGCCAGATCACTCTGGTTGAAGAGTATATTTCCAGCGGGCAGGAAGCGGTCATGGTTAACACCATCACCGAGTTCAATCTTGCTGAAGGTGCGAACGTCACCAACATTCGCCTGAACATGGAAGGCGAAAATGTGCAGCATATCGGCGCCACCGGCGTCGTTCAGCAGCGCAGCTCGCGCTTTGAAAGCCACTGTGTGGGCTTTGGCGGCCCCCTTCGCCGTCACGACCTGCAGGTGCGACTGGAAGGCGAAGGCGCGGAGTGCAAGCTTAACGGTGTAGTCGTCACCCAAGGCACGCAGCACTACGACAACCACACCACTATCGAGCATGTGGCGCCCCGCTGCGATAGCGAAGAAACCTATCGCAACATTGCGGCGGACAAATCTCACGCGGTGTTCAACGGCCGGATTCATATTCACCAGGACGCCCAAAAGTCCAACGCAAATATGAACAACAAAAACCTGTTGCTTGACACCGGTGCGGAAATAGACACCAAGCCTGAACTGGAAATCTACGCCGACGATGTCAAATGTGCCCACGGCGCGACTATCGGTCAGCTCGACAAGGGATCGCTGTTTTATCTGGTTTCACGGGGCATTGGCCGCCGTGAAGCCAACGTACTGCTAACCATGGCGTTCATTAACGAGCTGGTAACTCAGATTCCGGTGGAAGCCGTAAGAGAGACCGTGCAAACCCGGCTGAACCTGTTCTTTGATCAAGCATTTCAGGAGGCCTGA
- the sufC gene encoding Fe-S cluster assembly ATPase SufC, whose amino-acid sequence MLSIKNLHASVEGKEILKGINLEIKAGEVHAIMGPNGSGKSTLSQVLAGNDAFEVTSGEVTLNGENLLEKTTEARARDGVFLAFQYPVEIPGVSNLQFMRTAVNSMRLHRGEPEMNAAEFMKLAREVSKQVDLDPAFLKRGVNEGFSGGEKKRNEIMQALLLQPKLAILDETDSGLDIDALKVVSDGVNALRSEDRAILMVTHYQRLLDHIVPDHVHVLAGGKIVKSGGRELALELEERGYGWLGVKDEATEASSAN is encoded by the coding sequence ATGCTGAGCATCAAGAACCTGCACGCATCCGTTGAGGGCAAAGAGATCCTCAAGGGCATTAACCTGGAGATCAAGGCCGGGGAAGTACATGCCATTATGGGCCCGAACGGGTCAGGCAAAAGTACCCTTTCCCAGGTGCTCGCAGGGAACGACGCATTTGAAGTTACCTCAGGTGAAGTTACGTTGAATGGCGAAAACCTGCTTGAAAAAACGACTGAAGCGCGCGCGCGCGACGGAGTATTTCTCGCATTTCAGTACCCGGTAGAGATTCCGGGCGTCAGTAACTTACAGTTCATGCGCACTGCGGTGAACTCCATGCGCCTTCATAGGGGCGAGCCGGAAATGAACGCGGCTGAGTTTATGAAGCTGGCCCGGGAAGTATCAAAGCAGGTGGATCTGGATCCTGCGTTCCTCAAGCGCGGCGTAAACGAAGGTTTCTCCGGCGGCGAGAAGAAGCGTAACGAAATCATGCAGGCTCTGTTGCTGCAGCCGAAGCTGGCCATTCTGGACGAAACCGACTCCGGGCTCGATATCGACGCTCTCAAGGTGGTTTCAGACGGCGTTAACGCCCTGCGCTCCGAAGACCGGGCCATTCTGATGGTGACTCACTATCAGCGCCTGCTCGATCACATCGTGCCGGATCATGTGCACGTCCTCGCCGGTGGCAAGATCGTAAAATCCGGCGGTCGCGAACTGGCTCTGGAGCTGGAAGAGCGCGGCTATGGCTGGCTTGGCGTCAAGGATGAAGCAACTGAAGCCAGCTCAGCCAATTAA
- the sufB gene encoding Fe-S cluster assembly protein SufB: MATTDQEVNELVKREYEHGFVTEIEVDTFDPGLNEDVIARLSAIKKEPEFMLEWRLKAYRRWLEMKEPDWAHVGYPKIDYNSISYYSAPKRKEDMPQSLDDVDPELLRTYEKLGIPLHERAQLAGVAVDAVFDSVSVATTFKEPLAKAGVIFCSISEAVRDYPELVQKYLGSVVPHTDNYFAGLNAAVFSDGTFVYVPKGVRCPMELSTYFRINAANTGQFERTLIIADEGSYVSYLEGCTAPMRDENQLHAAVVELVALDDAQIKYSTVQNWYPGDENGKGGIFNFVTKRAACIGKNSKVSWTQVETGSAITWKYPSCILRGENSVGEFYSVALTHNYQQADTGTKMIHLGKNTSSTIISKGISAGKSSNAYRGLVKFGPRAEGARNFTQCDSLLIGDRCGAHTFPYIESLNKSAIVEHEATTSKVSDEQMFLCRQRGIDPEQAVSMIVNGFCKEVFKELPMEFAVEAGKLLEVSLEGSVG; the protein is encoded by the coding sequence ATGGCGACCACCGACCAAGAGGTGAACGAACTGGTCAAACGGGAGTACGAGCACGGTTTCGTCACAGAAATCGAAGTAGATACGTTCGATCCCGGTTTGAATGAAGACGTCATCGCCCGCCTTTCTGCAATCAAGAAAGAGCCGGAATTCATGCTGGAATGGCGCCTCAAAGCCTATCGTCGCTGGCTGGAGATGAAAGAGCCGGACTGGGCGCATGTGGGCTATCCAAAAATCGACTATAACTCGATTTCCTATTACTCCGCCCCCAAGCGCAAAGAAGACATGCCCCAGAGCCTCGATGATGTAGATCCCGAGCTGCTCAGAACCTACGAAAAACTGGGCATCCCTCTGCATGAGCGCGCACAGCTCGCTGGCGTGGCTGTGGACGCGGTGTTTGATTCCGTTTCCGTAGCTACCACCTTCAAAGAGCCGCTGGCAAAAGCCGGCGTTATTTTCTGCTCCATCTCGGAAGCGGTGCGCGACTACCCGGAGCTGGTCCAGAAATACCTCGGCTCCGTTGTGCCCCACACGGACAACTACTTTGCCGGGCTTAACGCCGCAGTCTTTTCCGACGGCACCTTCGTTTACGTTCCCAAGGGCGTCCGCTGCCCCATGGAGCTATCCACCTACTTCCGCATCAACGCGGCAAACACCGGGCAGTTCGAGCGCACGCTGATTATCGCCGACGAAGGCAGCTACGTCAGCTACCTGGAAGGCTGTACCGCCCCCATGCGCGATGAAAACCAGCTGCACGCAGCGGTAGTCGAGCTGGTTGCACTGGACGACGCCCAGATCAAGTACTCCACGGTACAGAACTGGTACCCGGGCGATGAAAACGGCAAAGGCGGCATTTTCAACTTCGTCACCAAGCGCGCGGCCTGCATCGGCAAGAACTCTAAAGTTTCCTGGACCCAGGTTGAAACGGGTTCTGCGATTACCTGGAAGTACCCGAGCTGCATCCTGCGCGGCGAAAACAGCGTCGGCGAGTTCTACTCGGTAGCACTCACCCACAATTATCAGCAGGCTGACACCGGTACCAAGATGATTCACCTGGGCAAGAACACGTCCAGCACCATCATCTCAAAAGGTATTTCAGCCGGTAAAAGCTCCAACGCCTATCGTGGCCTGGTCAAGTTCGGCCCCCGCGCAGAGGGCGCGCGCAACTTCACCCAGTGTGACTCGCTGTTGATCGGCGACCGCTGCGGCGCGCACACTTTCCCGTACATCGAGAGCCTGAATAAGTCCGCGATCGTTGAGCATGAAGCGACCACGTCCAAAGTCAGTGACGAGCAGATGTTCCTGTGCCGTCAGCGCGGTATCGATCCGGAACAGGCCGTTTCCATGATTGTGAACGGTTTCTGCAAAGAAGTTTTCAAGGAGCTTCCTATGGAGTTTGCGGTTGAAGCCGGCAAGCTTCTGGAAGTCAGCCTCGAGGGTTCTGTCGGCTAA
- the trhP gene encoding prephenate-dependent tRNA uridine(34) hydroxylase TrhP, translating into MNIPELLAPAGTPEHLETAFAYGADAVYAGQPRYSLRVRNNSFKDTAALGAGIQRAHALGKQFYLVSNIAPHNDKVRSYLRDLEPVLEHKPDALIMSDPGLIMLVREKWPDQPIHLSVQANAVNWATVEFWRRQGISRVILSRDLALGEIRDIRERVPQMELEVFVHGALCMAYSGRCLLSGYMNHRDANQGACTNACRWDYKEVQHTHDHTGDLIASSVASEVFNYEPKEILLEEPNRPGSFIPAYEDEHGTYIMNSRDLRAVQHVAELAAMGVHSLKIEGRTKSTYYVARTTQVYRRAIDQATQGKSFDMGLMNELEALSNRGYTEGFLRRHMPQEYQTYERGSSYLGTQQVAGTITNDDGKWLTINVKNKFAPGDQLELITPSGNLLFAIPVMESLNGVAIDYAPGSGHIVRIPRPPRTPDALGHSYLTRILPSEA; encoded by the coding sequence ATGAATATCCCGGAACTGCTGGCACCTGCCGGCACCCCTGAACACCTTGAAACCGCGTTTGCCTATGGTGCGGATGCCGTCTACGCCGGCCAGCCACGCTACTCACTGCGGGTACGCAATAACAGCTTTAAAGACACGGCTGCTCTGGGTGCCGGCATACAGAGAGCCCACGCTCTGGGTAAACAGTTCTATCTGGTTTCGAACATAGCGCCGCACAACGACAAGGTACGCTCCTACCTGAGGGACCTGGAACCGGTGCTTGAACACAAGCCTGATGCCCTGATCATGTCAGACCCGGGCCTGATCATGTTGGTGCGGGAAAAGTGGCCGGATCAACCCATTCACCTATCGGTGCAGGCCAATGCCGTAAACTGGGCAACGGTGGAATTCTGGCGCCGCCAGGGCATCAGCCGGGTGATTCTGTCCCGGGACCTCGCACTCGGTGAAATCCGCGACATCCGTGAACGGGTTCCGCAAATGGAGCTGGAAGTTTTTGTTCACGGCGCACTGTGTATGGCTTATTCAGGGCGCTGTCTGCTCTCCGGTTATATGAATCACAGGGATGCCAACCAGGGCGCCTGCACCAACGCCTGTCGCTGGGACTATAAGGAAGTTCAACATACCCACGACCACACCGGCGACCTGATTGCCTCATCAGTAGCAAGTGAAGTGTTTAACTACGAGCCGAAAGAAATCCTGCTCGAAGAGCCCAACCGCCCGGGCAGTTTTATTCCCGCTTATGAGGATGAGCACGGCACCTACATCATGAACTCCCGGGACCTGCGAGCTGTACAGCATGTGGCCGAACTGGCGGCGATGGGCGTGCATTCACTGAAAATAGAGGGTCGCACGAAAAGCACCTATTACGTGGCACGGACCACCCAAGTATATCGCCGCGCCATCGATCAGGCCACACAAGGCAAGTCCTTCGACATGGGCCTGATGAACGAGTTGGAAGCGCTGTCGAACCGGGGCTACACCGAGGGCTTCCTGCGCCGACACATGCCTCAGGAATACCAGACCTACGAAAGAGGCTCATCTTATCTTGGTACTCAGCAGGTAGCCGGCACCATCACCAATGACGACGGCAAATGGTTGACCATTAACGTGAAAAACAAGTTTGCGCCAGGCGACCAGCTCGAGCTGATTACGCCATCTGGCAATCTGTTGTTCGCGATACCCGTTATGGAGAGCCTCAACGGCGTCGCTATAGATTACGCACCCGGCAGCGGACACATTGTTCGCATACCCCGCCCGCCGCGTACTCCCGATGCGCTCGGGCATAGCTACCTTACCCGCATTCTGCCATCCGAAGCCTGA
- a CDS encoding helix-turn-helix transcriptional regulator, producing the protein MASEPLDAEVVRVSLSNRVSSLISIQLARGKVGVEVVASQLHMSRYTLHKKLKREGLTFARLLEDVRRKQALTYMQDKTKPLVEIAEQLGFSELSAFSRAFKRWMGTSPAAYRSVRFS; encoded by the coding sequence ATGGCATCAGAGCCTCTGGATGCAGAGGTGGTGCGGGTTTCATTGAGTAACAGAGTGAGTTCGCTGATCAGTATTCAGCTTGCCCGTGGCAAGGTGGGTGTTGAAGTGGTGGCGTCGCAATTACACATGAGCCGGTACACGCTTCACAAGAAATTGAAGCGGGAGGGGTTAACCTTTGCCCGCCTGCTGGAAGATGTGCGCCGTAAGCAGGCGCTGACTTACATGCAGGATAAAACCAAGCCGCTGGTGGAAATTGCCGAACAGCTTGGGTTTTCAGAGCTGAGCGCATTCAGCCGGGCGTTCAAGCGCTGGATGGGCACTTCCCCGGCTGCATATCGCTCTGTCAGGTTTTCCTGA